One Chroicocephalus ridibundus chromosome 21, bChrRid1.1, whole genome shotgun sequence DNA segment encodes these proteins:
- the LOC134525914 gene encoding keratinocyte proline-rich protein-like codes for MHHRKGDSDQDLCHDEKGWTWHGSTGCCHESPLGTTDLSPCHDPGSISRDIEGSCQSEPQSCQPMEPCPPQTCCPPQQSCDFGKPRRRVEVSHVQPVCPPPVKIHRRPLQQYRPPLRCEEPGCCGKPRRRVEQCPEEDACPPVILHPRPLQHRCPCIPVCCPPVQHRCPAPVPLPLHPGRHQQKQVPLLPPCLQTK; via the coding sequence ATGCACCACCGTAAAGGCGACAGCGACCAGGACTTGTGCCATGACGAGAAGGGCTGGACGTGGCACGGTTCCACAGGGTGCTGCCACGAAAGCCCCCTGGGCACCACGGACCTGTCCCCTTGCCACGACCCCGGCAGCATCAGCCGTGACATCGAGGGGTCCTGCCAGAGCGAGCCGCAAAGCTGCCAGCCCATGGAGCCGTGCCCACCCCAGACCTGCTGCCCACCACAGCAAAGCTGCGATTTCGGCAAGCCCCGGCGGCGGGTGGAGGTGAGCCACGTGCAGCCTGTCTGCCCCCCACCCGTGAAAATCCACCGCCGCCCGCTGCAGCAGTACCGCCCGCCCCTGCGCTGCGAGGAGCCGGGGTGCTGCGGCAAACCCCGGCGGCGAGTGGAGCAGTGCCCGGAGGAGGACGCCTGTCCCCCCGTGATACTGCATCCCCGGCCGCTGCAGCATCGCTGCCCCTGCATCCCAGTCTGCTGCCCACCCGTCCAGCACCGCTGCCCAGCCCCTGTGCCCCTGCCGCTGCATCCTGGCCGGCACCAGCAAAAGCAGGTCCCTCTCTTGCCACCCTGTCTGCAGACGAAATGA
- the LOC134526134 gene encoding keratin-associated protein 5-7-like gives MPNGGCGCCGGNNYSVCCYSSPKCCKMPCCPQYCCPMQSCCMPMTCCYSMSNNRGCCGGSGGCCGGN, from the coding sequence ATGCCCAACGGAGGTTGCGGATGCTGCGGTGGAAATAACTACTCCGTGTGCTGCTACAGCAGCCCCAAGTGCTGCAAGATGCCGTGCTGCCCACAGTACTGCTGCCCCatgcagagctgctgcatgccCATGACCTGCTGCTACAGCATGAGCAACAACAGAGGCTGCTGCGGTGGCAGTGGTGGCTGCTGTGGTGGCAACTAA